The nucleotide window TAGAGCGTTCCCCCATCCCGCTCTATGACCCCGGCGACGAGGTACACCCCGTGCCTGTTGGTCATCTCCCCGATCCTCTCCGTGTCATCTCCCAGATCCTCTCCGTGGCCGGGCCGGGAACTTCCACCGAGGAAGCCCAGTAGCGCCGGAACCACTCGCGCCCCTCCGGGGTGCGGGATCCCACCACGGCCCCGAAGGTGATCCCGCGCGGGTACCCCCCGAAGAAAGCCTCGGGGAAGACCACGAGCTTCGCCCCTCCCGCCGCAGCCTTCTCCAGCAGCCTCTCGGCCTTCTCGAGGGTGGCCTCGAGATCGAAGGCTACCGGCGCAGCCTGCACCACGGCCGCACGAAAGGTGTTCTCCGTCCGGGCTCCCACCCGCCTGGATCCGGGCCGCGTCAACATGGTGCCATCCATCATCCTACCCCTCCTCTCCGATGACCCGGGCGGCTTCCCGCAGCCACTCCGGGTCTCCGTAGCCGCCACCGACGAGCCCGAGAGCTCCAGCCTCGGAGACCGCCGCGGCGAGGCGCCCTCCGGAAACGGCGGCCATCGGGGCGGAGACTATCGGGTATTCGAGGCCGAAGGCCCGGGTGAGTTCGGTAACGAAGGGCAAGTAACCTCCTCGGTCTTCTCCTTCGTTCCCCGTATTACCATCCGGCAGAAGCCGGGGTCAAGGATTGGCGAGGGAAAAACCTTATCCTGCGATGGGGTCCGGAGATGGCCGATGATCCGAAAAATCCTCTGCCCGCTCCCGATCCTGGCGGCAGTGAACGCGCTCCTCGCCCAAACCGGGATCCAGGTGAGAGGCCAGCTCACCGAGCAGAGCTTTTACCGCCTCCCGCTCTAGCGAGTAGAAGCGCCACCTGCCGCGTTTCTCCTCGCGGACGAGTCCCGCCCCCTTGAGCTTCGCGAGATGGTAGGAGACCCTCGACTGCCCCAGCCCGAAGTGCTCCTCGAACTCGCAGACGCAGATGCCCTCCCCATCGCCGTCCGCGGGCACCCCGAGGTCGGGCAGCCCGCAGCAGCCTCTACCCGCCGCGAGCATCCCGAGCATCTTCACCCTCATCGGGTCGGAGAGGGCCTGTCCCAGGGCGGCAAGTCTGGCGGCCCTTCCGGTCTCGGAAGGACGCACGCTCCGCTCCGGTACCCCGGTCTCACTCCCCGGCATCTGAAGCCTCCTCCCGCGCAGGCTTCCTGGCCCGGATGAAGGCGCTCGCCACGGGCACTTTCCTCAAAGCCTCGACCTCCTCGGGCCCCTCGAGCCCTTCCACGGCCTGCGGGTCGTAGACGTTCTGGACTTCCACGGAGACCTCCCCGAATCCGGCTTTCGCGAGCAGCTGCTCGTACTCGGCTCTCTCCAGGGCACCGGCGATACATCCGGTCCAGAGCTCCACCTTCTCGCGCACAGGCTCCGGCAACTCCGCCCTGCTCCCGAGAAACACCACGTCGGAGACCGCAAAGCGCCCGCCGGGCTTCAAGACCCGGTAAGCCTCGGAGAACACCTTAGGCTTGTCGGTGGAGAGGTTTATGACGCAGTTGGAGAGCACGACGTCTACATGCTCGTCGGGCAGCGGCAGGTTCTCTATCTCACCTCTCAAGAACTCAGCGTTCTCCAGCCCCGACTTTCGCAGATTCTCCCTGGCGAGCGCAAGCATCTCGTCGGTCATGTCCACCCCGTACGCCTTCCCGCCCGGAGAGACCCTTCTGGCCGAGAGCAGCACATCTATCCCGCCGCCGCTCCCGAGGTCAAGTACTACCTCTCCGGGAGAGAGAGTAGCCAAAGCAACCGGGTTGCCGCACCCCAATGAAGCACCAACCGCCTCCTCCGGAAGCTCCCCGATCTCCTCCGGCGCGTAGCTGCCGCACGCGAAGTTCGTCTCAAGTCCCCCAGAGCCGCAACAGCCTTCGCTCCGCACCCCGAGAGCAGCCCTCGCGTACTTCCGCCGGACCTGCTCCCTCATCTCATCGCCCACGCTCAGCACCTCCACACTTGGATCAAATTTTGTCGATGCAATATACAACAATATTTTTTGATCGGTCAAGCAAGAAACCTGACCCTTCGTCCGGTGTCCGAGCCGCGGAGGTGCGGTAAAAATTATCCAATCATGGAAATTTTTGAGAACCTGCAGGCAAGCTCCCGGCTCCCCCGGCCGGAGCTCGACGCGTACTCGAGGACCGTAAGGTACGTCACCGAGCGTCTCGAGCCCGCGGTCATCGGCGTCGCGACCCCCGAGGGGAGGGTCGGTGGTAGCGGCGTGATACTGGGTGTCAGCGGGACCGAGGCCACGGCCGTCACCAACAGCCACGTGGTGCGTGGTCTCTCGCGGCGTGGAGGCGGGGGGCTGCTCGCCGTTCTCTCCGACGGTGGCACGGCGCGGGTGCGGACAGCCGGCGACGATCCCGCGAGCGATCTCGCCGTACTGCGGTTCTCTCCTGAAACCGAGCCGAAAGTCGCGGAGCTGGGAGATGCCGGCAACCTCGTCGTCGGACAGCTCGTCGTGGCCATAGGCAACCCCTTGGGGTTCCAGCGGAGCGTGACGGCTGGTGTGGTGAGCGCGCTGGATCGTACGATCACCTCCCAGGAAGGTCGTCCGATCGAGAACGTCATCCAGACGGATGCGGCGGTCAACCCGGGCAACTCGGGAGGGCCGCTGGCCGATTCGACGGGTCATGTCGTGGGGATAAACACCGCGATCATCGGCCGGGCGCAGGGCATAGGGTTCGCGATACCGGTCTCCGCGGCCTTCCGGAGAATAGTGTTCTCGCTGGTCACAGAGGGGCGGGTGAGAAGGGCGTTCCTCGGCGTCACGGTCGGGACGCGCCCCGCCTCCGACGGGAGCCCCGGTGGTGCCGAAGTGACGAGCGTCGCCCCCAACAGCCCGGCGGAGAGAGCCGGGGTGAAGCCCGGCGACCTCATCGTAGGCCTGGGCGAGCATCGAGTGCGTTCGGTCGGCGAGCTACTCGGCCTTTTGGACGACTCGGCCATCGGCAGGGACCTCCCGCTGAGGATACTGAGAAGAAACGCCGAGATTACGCTCACGGTGCGTCCCGTGGAACACTGATCTCACCAGTCAGAAGAGCAGCTTCCCGTAGCTGCATAGATCTCCGGTAACGCATTACGCTCGGAGGTCGACGCCGGACGATTTGGTTCACCCAAGGACTTGGCTCTATAATTACGTTGGGAAGGAAGGGGTCAAGGGAGAGGAGCCCGCAAATAACTGCAAACCGATATTTGAAGGTTGTGGTTTTGAGGCCGCCTATAGAAATTGAAAATGACGCTGAGACTCTTAT belongs to Rubrobacter naiadicus and includes:
- a CDS encoding ArsR/SmtB family transcription factor, with the translated sequence MPGSETGVPERSVRPSETGRAARLAALGQALSDPMRVKMLGMLAAGRGCCGLPDLGVPADGDGEGICVCEFEEHFGLGQSRVSYHLAKLKGAGLVREEKRGRWRFYSLEREAVKALLGELASHLDPGLGEERVHCRQDRERAEDFSDHRPSPDPIAG
- the arsM gene encoding arsenite methyltransferase, with the protein product MREQVRRKYARAALGVRSEGCCGSGGLETNFACGSYAPEEIGELPEEAVGASLGCGNPVALATLSPGEVVLDLGSGGGIDVLLSARRVSPGGKAYGVDMTDEMLALARENLRKSGLENAEFLRGEIENLPLPDEHVDVVLSNCVINLSTDKPKVFSEAYRVLKPGGRFAVSDVVFLGSRAELPEPVREKVELWTGCIAGALERAEYEQLLAKAGFGEVSVEVQNVYDPQAVEGLEGPEEVEALRKVPVASAFIRARKPAREEASDAGE
- a CDS encoding S1C family serine protease; protein product: MEIFENLQASSRLPRPELDAYSRTVRYVTERLEPAVIGVATPEGRVGGSGVILGVSGTEATAVTNSHVVRGLSRRGGGGLLAVLSDGGTARVRTAGDDPASDLAVLRFSPETEPKVAELGDAGNLVVGQLVVAIGNPLGFQRSVTAGVVSALDRTITSQEGRPIENVIQTDAAVNPGNSGGPLADSTGHVVGINTAIIGRAQGIGFAIPVSAAFRRIVFSLVTEGRVRRAFLGVTVGTRPASDGSPGGAEVTSVAPNSPAERAGVKPGDLIVGLGEHRVRSVGELLGLLDDSAIGRDLPLRILRRNAEITLTVRPVEH